The following proteins are co-located in the Triticum aestivum cultivar Chinese Spring chromosome 1A, IWGSC CS RefSeq v2.1, whole genome shotgun sequence genome:
- the LOC123045141 gene encoding very-long-chain aldehyde decarbonylase GL1-5 has translation MATNPGILSEWPWKRLGSFKYLVLAPWVVHGCHLAATKGWRELDPGYIAILPSMLLRALHDQAWITVSRLYNARGKRQIVDRGIEFDQVDRERNWDDQIILSAILLLLGSLYLPGGQNLPWWRIDGAVLLVLLHAGPVEFLYYWFHRALHHHFLYTRYHSHHHASIVTEPITSVIHPFAELLAYQLLFSVPMITCALTGTASIITFEMYVIYIDFMNNMGHCNFELVPNRLFKWIPPLKYLMYTPSFHSLHHTQFRTNYSLFMPFYDYIYNTMDKSTDALYENSLKGKEKEVDVVHLTHLTSLQSIYHIRTGFAQYASKPYTSMWQLRIMWPVSWLSMVLTWAYGSWFTVERNSMKKLRMQSWAIPRYSFHYGLNKEKEAINDLIEKAISEAGKKGAKVVSLGLLNQAHSLNGSGELYLQKYPKMGVRLVDGTSLAAAVVIDTIPRGTNQVILAGKISKVARSVAAALCKKNVKVIMTNKQEYHLLKPCIPENEAGNLLLSTTSTTEVWLIGEGLDAAEQFRAPQGTKFIPFSQFPPKMARKDCCTYAMTPAMGVPESMQNVHSCENWLPRRVMSAWRVAGIVHALEGWSEDECGDTVLDLEKVWSAAIMHGFRPVAQL, from the exons ATGGCTACGAACCCCGGCATCCTCAGCGAGTGGCCATGGAAGAGACTCGGCAGCTTCAAG TATCTTGTGCTGGCGCCATGGGTGGTGCACGGGTGCCACCTCGCGGCGACCAAGGGGTGGAGGGAGCTGGACCCGGGCTACATTGCCATTCTCCCGTCGATGCTGCTCCGGGCGCTCCACGACCAGGCATGGATCACCGTGTCCCGCCTCTACAACGCGCGCGGGAAGCGCCAGATCGTCGACCGCGGCATCGAGTTCGACCAGGTCGACCGCGAGCGCAACTG GGACGACCAGATCATCCTGAGTGCCATCCTGCTGCTCCTTGGCTCGCTGTACCTGCCGGGTGGGCAGAACCTGCCATGGTGGAGGATTGATGGCGCAGTGCTGCTGGTGCTGCTTCACGCCGGCCCGGTCGAGTTCCTCTACTACTGGTTCCACCGCGCGCTGCACCACCACTTCCTCTACACCCGCTACCATTCGCACCACCACGCCTCCATTGTCACCGAGCCAATCACAT CCGTAATCCATCCATTTGCCGAGCTACTAGCCTATCAACTGCTGTTCTCGGTCCCAATGATCACCTGCGCACTGACCGGAACCGCCTCCATAATCACGTTCGAGATGTATGTGATCTACATTGACTTCATGAACAACATGGGCCACTGCAACTTCGAACTGGTACCTAATCGGCTCTTCAAATGGATCCCCCCTCTCAAGTATCTCATGTATACACCATC GTTTCATTCTCTTCACCACACCCAGTTCCGGACAAACTACTCTCTTTTCATGCCATTCTATGACTACATATACAACACCATGGACAAGTCGACGGACGCGCTGTACGAAAACTCACTCAAGGGCAAGGAGAAAGAAGTAGATGTGGTTCACCTTACGCATCTTACCAGCCTGCAGTCTATCTACCATATAAGGACCGGGTTCGCCCAGTATGCCTCCAAGCCATACACTTCCATGTGGCAGTTGCGGATCATGTGGCCCGTGTCATGGCTGTCCATGGTACTGACGTGGGCATACGGTTCTTGGTTCACCGTTGAGAGGAATTCCATGAAGAAGCTCCGTATGCAGTCGTGGGCTATACCAAGATACAGTTTCcat TATGGACTGAACAAGGAGAAGGAAGCAATCAATGACCTGATTGAGAAGGCGATATCTGAAGCTGGTAAGAAAGGAGCAAAAGTTGTTAGCCTTGGACTTCTGAATCAG GCGCATAGCCTCAATGGAAGTGGAGAACTTTATCTGCAGAAATACCCAAAGATGGGGGTAAGACTTGTGGATGGCACTAGCCTAGCTGCTGCAGTGGTCATCGACACTATTCCCCGAGGCACAAATCAAGTTATCCTAGCGGGAAAGATTTCGAAGGTGGCTCGTAGTGTTGCTGCGGCACTCTGCAAGAAAAACGTCAAA GTCATAATGACAAACAAGCAGGAGTACCATCTCCTGAAGCCTTGTATACCAGAAAATGAAGCCGGGAATCTTTTATTATCAACAACTAGCACTACAGAG GTGTGGCTCATTGGAGAAGGTCTGGATGCTGCTGAGCAGTTCAGGGCACCGCAAGGAACAAAGTTCATCCCATTCTCACAGTTCCCGCCAAAGATGGCGCGCAAGGACTGCTGCACCTATGCTATGACTCCTGCAATGGGTGTACCTGAATCGATGCAAAACGTGCACTCGTGCGAG AATTGGCTGCCAAGGAGGGTCatgagcgcgtggcgcgtcgctgGAATTGTTCATGCATTGGAGGGATGGAGCGAGGATGAGTGCGGAGATACAGTGCTGGACCTGGAGAAAGTGTGGTCTGCGGCAATTATGCATGGGTTCCGCCCTGTTGCACAACTTTGA